The Echeneis naucrates chromosome 8, fEcheNa1.1, whole genome shotgun sequence genome has a window encoding:
- the pik3r6b gene encoding phosphoinositide 3-kinase regulatory subunit 6 isoform X2 codes for MDSPKDNVTLPDLESSLHLQVKALLKGLDSQGVSQRGLLRWTLEKRVKADPSCSAALITVLVRMLEEKLQRPDQLIPASLYGRVYDCLMKLLILPLPHSAVALNTLRSVKMEITTPGSLYLRRVVAEKNLNSRHFTAQERVFVLADPDVFSTLMEGTVRAHLEMCNSFGDTATMEKNVMAHVLQAGLGVACQSSRLNQALEALGDHTVKKYFEEVVLAVERGIKDGIGGCVAYINRLQHIHRDILAVAKEEKRQKDCACLCATAMSYPEIKFLLWKDVKDLWNLLENFTLSSSSNSNLDEEDIDKRHSVRSEGCRKERDPDGAPSVFMQQEVRRNHTARVVVMGDDRVLGRLSRAYHSFRDRESKHLLLTKKLNLQLYYIPVRGLEPSLISPDGGRLSLALSLGRLDPWYDININTLRAAISKLARQPSNPSRPQEKNFFLLDTLCYYLRCGTQPVNLPIYSVKMTRSRCDESSLVEDMFVSHLEADIPEFRHLKERFPKEPSEHRRKATKNIIGTVITVTYTKTSLSRREAVKGEAPMTCGVAITSVLGEDYLVARFDSVNPENNTKIQSRNISIKTMEHRTLSVCLDKDPRRTYTDIQRIDISPCLDPAYKICSRFSVSEEQEVQLSKYLNRALSLPINTFTGVAV; via the exons ATGGACAGCCCGAAGG ATAATGTGACTCTTCCAGATCTAGAGTCCAGCCTCCACCTTCAAGTCAAGGCTCTTCTCAAAGGGCTGGACAGCCAGGGAGTTTCCCAGAGAG GATTGTTAAGATGGACTCTTGAAAAGAGGGTGAAGGCCGATCCATCCTGCAGCGCTGCGCTGATCACAGTGCTGGTCAGGATGCTGGAAGAGAAGCTGCAGAGG CCAGATCAGTTGATTCCCGCCAGCCTTTATGGGAGAGTGTATGATTGTTTGATGAAACTGCTGATCCTACCGCTGCCTCACTCAGCTGTGGCCCTCAACACACTGAGAAGCGTCAAGATGGAAATTACCACACCAG GCTCTTTGTATCTGAGGAGAGTCGTGGCAGAGAAGAACTTAAACAGCAGGCATTTCACTGCGCAGGAAAG GGTGTTTGTGCTTGCAGACCCAGATGTGTTTTCTACTTTAATGGAAGGAACGGTGAGAGCACACTTGGAGATGTGCAACTCATTCGGGGACACAGCAACCatggagaaaaatgtgatgGCACACGTGCTGCAGGCGGGGCTAGGCGTGGCATGCCAAAGCTCCAGACTGAATCAGGCTCTGGAG GCTTTAGGAGACCACACGGTGAAGAAATATTTTGAGGAAGTGGTGCTCGCTGTGGAGCGTGGGATAAAGGACGGCATTGGTGGCTGTGTAGCTTATATCAACAGACTACAACACATACACAGGGATATTTTGGCCGTCGCTAAAGAAG aaaaaagacaaaaagactgtgcatgtttgtgtgccacCGCAATGTCCTATCCAGAGATCAAATTCCTCCTGTGGAAAGATGTCAAGGATCTAT GGAATCTGCTGGAAAACTTCAccctcagctcttcctccaACTCTAATCTTGATGAGGAAGACATAGACAAAAGACACTCAGTTCGGTCTGAAGGCTGCCGGAAAGAGAGAGACCCCGATGGCGCTCCTTCAGTTTTCATGCAACAG GAGGTCAGGAGGAATCACACGGCTCGGGTGGTGGTAATGGGGGACGATCGTGTGCTGGGAAGACTTAGCAGAGCGTATCACTCTTTTCG agacagagagtcaAAACATCTTTTGTTGACCAAGAAACTGAACTTACAGCTGTACTACATCCCAGTCAGGGGTCTGGAGCCTTCACTCATTTCACCT GATGGGGGTAGACTGTCTCTCGCCCTCTCCCTGGGACGACTGGATCCATGGTACgacatcaacatcaacactcTGAGAGCTGCCATTTCTAAACTGGCTAGACAG CCCTCTAATCCCAGCCGGCCACAAGAGAAAAACTTCTTCCTCCTGGACACTCTGTGTTACTACCTCCGCTGTGGGACGCAGCCAGTCAACCTACCCATCTACTCTGTTAAG ATGACCCGCTCCCGCTGTGATGAGTCTTCTCTGGTAGAGGACATGTTTGTGTCCCATCTGGAGGCAGACATCCCAGAGTTCAGACACCTGAAAGAAAGGTTTCCAA AGGAACCTTCTGAACACAGAAGGAAGGCCACAAAGAACATCATTGGGACAGTAATCACAGTCACTTATACCAAG ACCTCTTTAAGCAGGCGAGAAGCTGTAAAGGGAGAAGCACCCATGACGTGCGGAGTGGCGATCACATCAGTGCTGG GTGAGGATTACCTTGTTGCCAGGTTTGACAGTGTGAATCcagaaaacaacaca AAAATCCAAAGTCGAAACATCAGCATTAAGACAATGGAGCATCGAACACTGTCAGTCTGTCTGGACAAGGACCCTCGCAGGACATACACTGATATCCAAAG AATAGACATTTCTCCGTGCTTGGACCCAGCATACAAGATCTGTTCCAGGTTCAGTGTCAGTGAAGAGCAAGAGGTGCAGCTGAGCAAGTATCTTAACAGAGCCCTGTCACTGCCAATCAATACCTTCACTGGTGTGGCTGTCTGA
- the pik3r6b gene encoding phosphoinositide 3-kinase regulatory subunit 6 isoform X1: MDSPKDNVTLPDLESSLHLQVKALLKGLDSQGVSQRGLLRWTLEKRVKADPSCSAALITVLVRMLEEKLQRIHKIQYHVHIIPILHTLYFAVIQPDQLIPASLYGRVYDCLMKLLILPLPHSAVALNTLRSVKMEITTPGSLYLRRVVAEKNLNSRHFTAQERVFVLADPDVFSTLMEGTVRAHLEMCNSFGDTATMEKNVMAHVLQAGLGVACQSSRLNQALEALGDHTVKKYFEEVVLAVERGIKDGIGGCVAYINRLQHIHRDILAVAKEEKRQKDCACLCATAMSYPEIKFLLWKDVKDLWNLLENFTLSSSSNSNLDEEDIDKRHSVRSEGCRKERDPDGAPSVFMQQEVRRNHTARVVVMGDDRVLGRLSRAYHSFRDRESKHLLLTKKLNLQLYYIPVRGLEPSLISPDGGRLSLALSLGRLDPWYDININTLRAAISKLARQPSNPSRPQEKNFFLLDTLCYYLRCGTQPVNLPIYSVKMTRSRCDESSLVEDMFVSHLEADIPEFRHLKERFPKEPSEHRRKATKNIIGTVITVTYTKTSLSRREAVKGEAPMTCGVAITSVLGEDYLVARFDSVNPENNTKIQSRNISIKTMEHRTLSVCLDKDPRRTYTDIQRIDISPCLDPAYKICSRFSVSEEQEVQLSKYLNRALSLPINTFTGVAV; the protein is encoded by the exons ATGGACAGCCCGAAGG ATAATGTGACTCTTCCAGATCTAGAGTCCAGCCTCCACCTTCAAGTCAAGGCTCTTCTCAAAGGGCTGGACAGCCAGGGAGTTTCCCAGAGAG GATTGTTAAGATGGACTCTTGAAAAGAGGGTGAAGGCCGATCCATCCTGCAGCGCTGCGCTGATCACAGTGCTGGTCAGGATGCTGGAAGAGAAGCTGCAGAGG ATCCATAAAATACAATACCACGTGCATATCATCCCAATACTACACACTCTCTACTTCGCGGTTATTCAG CCAGATCAGTTGATTCCCGCCAGCCTTTATGGGAGAGTGTATGATTGTTTGATGAAACTGCTGATCCTACCGCTGCCTCACTCAGCTGTGGCCCTCAACACACTGAGAAGCGTCAAGATGGAAATTACCACACCAG GCTCTTTGTATCTGAGGAGAGTCGTGGCAGAGAAGAACTTAAACAGCAGGCATTTCACTGCGCAGGAAAG GGTGTTTGTGCTTGCAGACCCAGATGTGTTTTCTACTTTAATGGAAGGAACGGTGAGAGCACACTTGGAGATGTGCAACTCATTCGGGGACACAGCAACCatggagaaaaatgtgatgGCACACGTGCTGCAGGCGGGGCTAGGCGTGGCATGCCAAAGCTCCAGACTGAATCAGGCTCTGGAG GCTTTAGGAGACCACACGGTGAAGAAATATTTTGAGGAAGTGGTGCTCGCTGTGGAGCGTGGGATAAAGGACGGCATTGGTGGCTGTGTAGCTTATATCAACAGACTACAACACATACACAGGGATATTTTGGCCGTCGCTAAAGAAG aaaaaagacaaaaagactgtgcatgtttgtgtgccacCGCAATGTCCTATCCAGAGATCAAATTCCTCCTGTGGAAAGATGTCAAGGATCTAT GGAATCTGCTGGAAAACTTCAccctcagctcttcctccaACTCTAATCTTGATGAGGAAGACATAGACAAAAGACACTCAGTTCGGTCTGAAGGCTGCCGGAAAGAGAGAGACCCCGATGGCGCTCCTTCAGTTTTCATGCAACAG GAGGTCAGGAGGAATCACACGGCTCGGGTGGTGGTAATGGGGGACGATCGTGTGCTGGGAAGACTTAGCAGAGCGTATCACTCTTTTCG agacagagagtcaAAACATCTTTTGTTGACCAAGAAACTGAACTTACAGCTGTACTACATCCCAGTCAGGGGTCTGGAGCCTTCACTCATTTCACCT GATGGGGGTAGACTGTCTCTCGCCCTCTCCCTGGGACGACTGGATCCATGGTACgacatcaacatcaacactcTGAGAGCTGCCATTTCTAAACTGGCTAGACAG CCCTCTAATCCCAGCCGGCCACAAGAGAAAAACTTCTTCCTCCTGGACACTCTGTGTTACTACCTCCGCTGTGGGACGCAGCCAGTCAACCTACCCATCTACTCTGTTAAG ATGACCCGCTCCCGCTGTGATGAGTCTTCTCTGGTAGAGGACATGTTTGTGTCCCATCTGGAGGCAGACATCCCAGAGTTCAGACACCTGAAAGAAAGGTTTCCAA AGGAACCTTCTGAACACAGAAGGAAGGCCACAAAGAACATCATTGGGACAGTAATCACAGTCACTTATACCAAG ACCTCTTTAAGCAGGCGAGAAGCTGTAAAGGGAGAAGCACCCATGACGTGCGGAGTGGCGATCACATCAGTGCTGG GTGAGGATTACCTTGTTGCCAGGTTTGACAGTGTGAATCcagaaaacaacaca AAAATCCAAAGTCGAAACATCAGCATTAAGACAATGGAGCATCGAACACTGTCAGTCTGTCTGGACAAGGACCCTCGCAGGACATACACTGATATCCAAAG AATAGACATTTCTCCGTGCTTGGACCCAGCATACAAGATCTGTTCCAGGTTCAGTGTCAGTGAAGAGCAAGAGGTGCAGCTGAGCAAGTATCTTAACAGAGCCCTGTCACTGCCAATCAATACCTTCACTGGTGTGGCTGTCTGA
- the pik3r6b gene encoding phosphoinositide 3-kinase regulatory subunit 6 isoform X3, translated as MKLLILPLPHSAVALNTLRSVKMEITTPGSLYLRRVVAEKNLNSRHFTAQERVFVLADPDVFSTLMEGTVRAHLEMCNSFGDTATMEKNVMAHVLQAGLGVACQSSRLNQALEALGDHTVKKYFEEVVLAVERGIKDGIGGCVAYINRLQHIHRDILAVAKEEKRQKDCACLCATAMSYPEIKFLLWKDVKDLWNLLENFTLSSSSNSNLDEEDIDKRHSVRSEGCRKERDPDGAPSVFMQQEVRRNHTARVVVMGDDRVLGRLSRAYHSFRDRESKHLLLTKKLNLQLYYIPVRGLEPSLISPDGGRLSLALSLGRLDPWYDININTLRAAISKLARQPSNPSRPQEKNFFLLDTLCYYLRCGTQPVNLPIYSVKMTRSRCDESSLVEDMFVSHLEADIPEFRHLKERFPKEPSEHRRKATKNIIGTVITVTYTKTSLSRREAVKGEAPMTCGVAITSVLGEDYLVARFDSVNPENNTKIQSRNISIKTMEHRTLSVCLDKDPRRTYTDIQRIDISPCLDPAYKICSRFSVSEEQEVQLSKYLNRALSLPINTFTGVAV; from the exons ATGAAACTGCTGATCCTACCGCTGCCTCACTCAGCTGTGGCCCTCAACACACTGAGAAGCGTCAAGATGGAAATTACCACACCAG GCTCTTTGTATCTGAGGAGAGTCGTGGCAGAGAAGAACTTAAACAGCAGGCATTTCACTGCGCAGGAAAG GGTGTTTGTGCTTGCAGACCCAGATGTGTTTTCTACTTTAATGGAAGGAACGGTGAGAGCACACTTGGAGATGTGCAACTCATTCGGGGACACAGCAACCatggagaaaaatgtgatgGCACACGTGCTGCAGGCGGGGCTAGGCGTGGCATGCCAAAGCTCCAGACTGAATCAGGCTCTGGAG GCTTTAGGAGACCACACGGTGAAGAAATATTTTGAGGAAGTGGTGCTCGCTGTGGAGCGTGGGATAAAGGACGGCATTGGTGGCTGTGTAGCTTATATCAACAGACTACAACACATACACAGGGATATTTTGGCCGTCGCTAAAGAAG aaaaaagacaaaaagactgtgcatgtttgtgtgccacCGCAATGTCCTATCCAGAGATCAAATTCCTCCTGTGGAAAGATGTCAAGGATCTAT GGAATCTGCTGGAAAACTTCAccctcagctcttcctccaACTCTAATCTTGATGAGGAAGACATAGACAAAAGACACTCAGTTCGGTCTGAAGGCTGCCGGAAAGAGAGAGACCCCGATGGCGCTCCTTCAGTTTTCATGCAACAG GAGGTCAGGAGGAATCACACGGCTCGGGTGGTGGTAATGGGGGACGATCGTGTGCTGGGAAGACTTAGCAGAGCGTATCACTCTTTTCG agacagagagtcaAAACATCTTTTGTTGACCAAGAAACTGAACTTACAGCTGTACTACATCCCAGTCAGGGGTCTGGAGCCTTCACTCATTTCACCT GATGGGGGTAGACTGTCTCTCGCCCTCTCCCTGGGACGACTGGATCCATGGTACgacatcaacatcaacactcTGAGAGCTGCCATTTCTAAACTGGCTAGACAG CCCTCTAATCCCAGCCGGCCACAAGAGAAAAACTTCTTCCTCCTGGACACTCTGTGTTACTACCTCCGCTGTGGGACGCAGCCAGTCAACCTACCCATCTACTCTGTTAAG ATGACCCGCTCCCGCTGTGATGAGTCTTCTCTGGTAGAGGACATGTTTGTGTCCCATCTGGAGGCAGACATCCCAGAGTTCAGACACCTGAAAGAAAGGTTTCCAA AGGAACCTTCTGAACACAGAAGGAAGGCCACAAAGAACATCATTGGGACAGTAATCACAGTCACTTATACCAAG ACCTCTTTAAGCAGGCGAGAAGCTGTAAAGGGAGAAGCACCCATGACGTGCGGAGTGGCGATCACATCAGTGCTGG GTGAGGATTACCTTGTTGCCAGGTTTGACAGTGTGAATCcagaaaacaacaca AAAATCCAAAGTCGAAACATCAGCATTAAGACAATGGAGCATCGAACACTGTCAGTCTGTCTGGACAAGGACCCTCGCAGGACATACACTGATATCCAAAG AATAGACATTTCTCCGTGCTTGGACCCAGCATACAAGATCTGTTCCAGGTTCAGTGTCAGTGAAGAGCAAGAGGTGCAGCTGAGCAAGTATCTTAACAGAGCCCTGTCACTGCCAATCAATACCTTCACTGGTGTGGCTGTCTGA